The proteins below are encoded in one region of Ornithinimicrobium avium:
- a CDS encoding LysR family transcriptional regulator substrate-binding protein: protein MQALRHGQIDAALVRTSPPADPAHSDLVSLTLFTEKLVAALPATDSRAQQTSVTLQELSEGPLAVCATAPTATADLWAHHGPSPRTVRVANTDEWLARITLG from the coding sequence GTGCAGGCGCTGCGGCACGGCCAGATCGATGCCGCGCTGGTCCGCACCTCGCCCCCCGCTGACCCGGCGCACTCGGACCTGGTGTCGCTGACGTTGTTCACCGAGAAGCTGGTCGCGGCCCTGCCCGCCACAGACTCCAGAGCGCAACAGACCAGTGTCACCCTCCAGGAGCTGTCCGAAGGCCCGCTCGCCGTCTGTGCCACCGCCCCCACGGCCACCGCCGACCTGTGGGCCCACCACGGTCCATCGCCGCGCACCGTCCGCGTGGCGAACACCGACGAGTGGCTCGCCCGAATCACCCTAGGCTAG
- a CDS encoding IS110 family RNA-guided transposase — MDAENPLVVIGMDPHKRTVTIEVMTSHEQVVGGGRFTTDADGYAQLLGYARQWPQRLWAVEGCAGIGKHVASRLVADGEDVVDVPAKMSARVRVFATGQGRKTDATDAHSIALVGVRMGGLRPVVDDEQLEVLRMCVDRRASLGAEHTRKVCQLHKLLLELIPGGAKRSLSAAQAKELLKKVRPTTVAGKVRKAHAVELAEDLAKIYARTKAADKELKSLVKATGTGLIDLHGIGPSGAARLLVEVADITRFPDRNHFASWTGTAPVDASSGDHTHHRLSRKGNRQINRVLHIMAVVHLRHATEGRAYYDRKVAAGKTPMEAMRCLKRRLSDLVYKAMLDDLAGPTATGPGGQRGDDSDSSVTGSQPDAGSSDKPLPGPATTKRRTSLPAAS, encoded by the coding sequence ATGGACGCAGAGAACCCGCTGGTCGTGATCGGGATGGACCCGCACAAGCGCACCGTCACGATCGAGGTGATGACCAGCCACGAGCAGGTCGTCGGTGGCGGCCGGTTCACTACCGACGCCGACGGCTACGCCCAGCTGCTGGGCTACGCGCGGCAGTGGCCGCAGCGCCTGTGGGCGGTCGAGGGCTGCGCCGGGATCGGCAAGCACGTGGCCTCCCGCCTGGTCGCTGACGGTGAGGACGTGGTCGACGTGCCGGCGAAGATGTCCGCGCGGGTGCGGGTCTTCGCCACCGGCCAGGGCCGTAAGACCGACGCCACCGATGCCCACTCCATCGCCCTGGTCGGTGTCCGCATGGGCGGGCTGCGCCCAGTCGTCGACGACGAGCAGCTGGAGGTGCTGCGCATGTGCGTGGACCGGCGCGCGTCCCTGGGGGCCGAGCACACCCGCAAGGTGTGCCAGCTGCACAAGCTGCTGCTCGAGCTCATCCCCGGCGGGGCCAAGCGGTCCCTGTCCGCGGCGCAGGCAAAGGAGCTGCTCAAGAAGGTCCGCCCGACGACCGTGGCGGGCAAGGTGCGCAAGGCCCACGCGGTCGAGCTGGCCGAGGACCTGGCCAAGATCTACGCCCGCACCAAGGCCGCGGACAAGGAGCTGAAGTCGCTGGTGAAAGCCACCGGGACCGGCCTGATCGACCTGCACGGCATCGGCCCCTCCGGCGCCGCGCGGCTGCTGGTCGAGGTCGCCGACATCACCCGCTTCCCCGACCGCAACCACTTCGCGTCCTGGACAGGCACCGCCCCCGTGGACGCCTCCTCCGGGGACCACACCCACCACCGGCTCTCCCGCAAGGGGAACCGGCAGATCAACCGGGTGCTGCACATCATGGCCGTCGTCCATCTGCGGCACGCGACCGAGGGCCGTGCCTACTACGACCGCAAGGTCGCTGCCGGCAAGACGCCGATGGAAGCGATGCGTTGCCTCAAACGGCGCCTGTCCGACCTGGTCTATAAGGCGATGCTCGACGACCTCGCCGGGCCCACGGCGACGGGCCCGGGAGGGCAACGGGGTGACGACTCTGACTCCAGCGTGACCGGCTCACAACCCGATGCCGGCTCTTCGGACAAGCCACTTCCCGGACCCGCCACCACCAAGCGTAGAACCTCCCTCCCAGCGGCGTCTTGA
- a CDS encoding ribbon-helix-helix domain-containing protein: MKVSVSLSEQDLAALDRYVEEAGLESRSAAVQQAIRRLQDPQLEAAYAAAWEEWAVAGDEDAWASTSADGLTDAAR, translated from the coding sequence ATGAAGGTGAGTGTGAGTCTGAGCGAGCAAGACCTCGCGGCCCTCGACCGTTACGTGGAAGAAGCTGGCCTCGAGTCGAGGTCCGCTGCCGTCCAGCAGGCCATCCGCCGTCTGCAAGACCCGCAGCTGGAGGCGGCCTATGCCGCCGCCTGGGAGGAGTGGGCCGTCGCAGGGGACGAAGACGCGTGGGCGTCAACGTCCGCGGACGGGCTGACCGATGCTGCGCGGTGA
- a CDS encoding type II toxin-antitoxin system PemK/MazF family toxin, producing MLRGEILLVDLDPVRGSEANKRRPAVLVSNDRANTMAERLGRGVVTVVPVTSNVERIFPFQVLLPADETGLRVDSKAQAEQVRSVAVERVGSAVGRVSHRLMAAVDEALRIHLQL from the coding sequence ATGCTGCGCGGTGAGATCCTTCTCGTCGATCTGGATCCGGTGCGCGGCAGCGAGGCCAACAAGCGGCGGCCCGCGGTGCTCGTCAGCAATGATCGGGCGAACACCATGGCTGAACGACTCGGTCGTGGAGTAGTCACCGTCGTGCCCGTGACCAGCAACGTGGAGCGGATCTTCCCGTTCCAGGTGTTGCTGCCAGCCGACGAGACAGGACTGCGGGTGGACTCCAAGGCCCAGGCGGAGCAGGTGCGCTCCGTCGCAGTCGAGCGGGTCGGTTCTGCGGTAGGCCGGGTGTCGCACCGCCTTATGGCCGCGGTCGACGAAGCGTTGCGAATCCATCTGCAACTGTGA
- a CDS encoding 1-aminocyclopropane-1-carboxylate deaminase/D-cysteine desulfhydrase, whose translation MTTQPEHLDLPRIDLRGFVSPVQLLPRLGDHLGLEVWCKRDDLGSVGLAGNKVRKLEAELAHARALGATHIVTEGSRHSNATRAAAAAAAALGLRCTLVLCHDEPKEPVGNLLLDALFGADLRLVGDVSWVELAGLTTDVVRELEVAGERVHRLPIGSATGRGAASFVHAYLEATDQLAAHGVAPRTIVHASSGGSTHAGLVLGRTLRGQATRILGVVVAGEVYEDVPGTYLRLANEGADLVAPGLRVTGSDLELTQDYLGEGYGEAAPGVTEAIDLMARLEGIVVDPVYTAKAVAAIIDLAGRGLIEGPVLFWHTGGYHSMFDPSLAARVWANLPRLRDLRL comes from the coding sequence ATGACTACACAACCCGAGCACCTCGACCTGCCCCGGATCGACCTGCGAGGGTTCGTCTCGCCCGTGCAGCTGCTGCCCCGGCTCGGCGATCACCTTGGGCTGGAGGTCTGGTGCAAGCGAGACGACCTGGGCTCGGTCGGTCTGGCGGGCAACAAGGTGCGCAAGCTCGAGGCCGAGCTGGCCCACGCGCGGGCGCTGGGGGCGACCCACATCGTGACCGAGGGATCCCGGCACTCCAACGCGACTCGTGCTGCGGCGGCCGCTGCCGCCGCCCTCGGTCTGCGGTGCACGCTCGTGCTTTGCCACGACGAACCGAAGGAGCCGGTGGGCAACCTCCTGCTCGATGCTCTCTTCGGTGCCGACCTCCGGCTCGTGGGCGACGTGTCCTGGGTGGAGCTGGCGGGGCTGACCACGGACGTGGTGCGCGAGCTCGAGGTTGCTGGCGAGCGCGTGCACCGGCTACCTATAGGCTCGGCCACCGGTCGTGGGGCGGCGAGCTTCGTGCACGCCTACCTCGAGGCCACCGACCAGCTCGCCGCACACGGCGTGGCACCAAGGACTATCGTGCACGCCAGCTCGGGAGGCAGCACGCACGCCGGGCTCGTCCTGGGGCGGACGCTGCGGGGGCAAGCCACGCGCATCCTGGGCGTCGTCGTCGCCGGGGAGGTCTACGAGGACGTCCCGGGTACCTACCTCCGGCTCGCGAACGAGGGGGCCGACCTCGTCGCGCCGGGTCTCCGGGTCACCGGTTCCGACCTCGAGCTGACTCAGGACTACCTGGGAGAGGGGTACGGCGAGGCGGCTCCGGGGGTGACCGAGGCCATCGACCTCATGGCGCGGCTTGAGGGGATCGTGGTCGATCCCGTCTACACCGCCAAGGCCGTCGCCGCGATCATCGACCTGGCCGGGAGAGGGCTCATCGAGGGGCCGGTGCTCTTCTGGCACACCGGCGGCTACCACTCGATGTTCGACCCGAGCCTGGCGGCGAGAGTGTGGGCCAACCTGCCTCGCCTCCGGGACCTCCGGCTCTAG
- a CDS encoding Lrp/AsnC family transcriptional regulator — translation MHTLDAVDARILLARDGDMDASLVEISARLGISRNTVHARLKKLREGGALRPPSTALSPAALGRPLLAFVTVSVSQQEIDHVYAAIAAIPEVVETHTTTGDADLMLRVVARDTVDLHRITQRIQLAPGVHRSSTAIATTEVIAPRMSLLLQRLAGDGQAAAPHRKP, via the coding sequence GTGCACACCCTCGACGCGGTCGATGCCCGAATCCTCTTGGCCCGGGACGGCGACATGGACGCCTCACTGGTCGAGATCAGCGCTCGGCTCGGGATCTCGCGCAACACGGTGCACGCGCGCCTGAAGAAGCTCCGTGAGGGCGGCGCGCTGCGGCCGCCCAGCACCGCCCTGTCGCCGGCGGCGCTGGGACGTCCGCTGCTCGCCTTCGTGACCGTGTCGGTGTCGCAGCAGGAGATCGACCATGTCTACGCGGCGATCGCCGCGATCCCGGAGGTCGTCGAGACGCACACCACCACCGGGGACGCGGATCTCATGCTCAGGGTCGTCGCGCGCGACACGGTCGACCTGCATCGGATCACCCAGCGCATCCAGCTGGCGCCAGGCGTGCACCGCAGCAGCACGGCCATCGCGACGACCGAGGTCATCGCGCCCCGGATGTCCCTGCTGCTGCAGCGGCTCGCGGGGGACGGCCAGGCCGCGGCACCCCACCGCAAGCCATGA